DNA from Mesorhizobium sp. DCY119:
GGATCAGGGCTTGGGATGCGGCAGAAAAGTCGCGCGCTTCGCTCTTTGCCTTTGCGCCAAAACGGACTAAGAAACGACCGTAACGACGCGGAGCCAGCCATGACAGAAATCCTGCAAACCCCGAAACTCGTGACCGTTTTCGGCGGGTCCGGCTTTGTCGGCCGCCATGTGGTTCGGGCGTTGGCCAAGCGCGGCTACCGCGTGCGCGTCGCCTGCCGCCGGCCCGAGCTTGCTGGCCATCTCCAGCCGCTCGGCAATGTCGGCCAGATCCAGGTGGTTCAGGCCAATCTGCGCGTGCGCTGGTCGATCGACCGGGCCGTGCAGGGATCGGACCATGTCATCAATCTCGTCGGCATCCTCGCCGAATCCGGCCGACAGAAATTCGCCACCGTCCAGGAATTCGGTGCGCGCGCCGTCGCCGAAGCCGCGCGCTCGATCGGCGCCGGCCTGACCCATATGTCGGCGCTCGGTGCCAACGCGGCCTCCCCTTCCAGCTATGCCCGCACCAAGGCGCTCGGCGAAAAGGCTGTGCTGGAGACGATCGGCAATGCCGTCATCTTCCGCCCGTCGATCATGTTCGGCCCGGAGGATGGCT
Protein-coding regions in this window:
- a CDS encoding complex I NDUFA9 subunit family protein, yielding MTEILQTPKLVTVFGGSGFVGRHVVRALAKRGYRVRVACRRPELAGHLQPLGNVGQIQVVQANLRVRWSIDRAVQGSDHVINLVGILAESGRQKFATVQEFGARAVAEAARSIGAGLTHMSALGANAASPSSYARTKALGEKAVLETIGNAVIFRPSIMFGPEDGFFNRFAAMARISPVLPLIGAETRFQPAYVGDVAEAIARSVDGKVEGGKVYELGGPNVLTFKECMEEMLDVVDRERILVPMPWWLAKLQGAILGALPGKFKLLTTDQVILLQHDNVVSTAAENEARTFAGLGIAPQSTASILPTYLWSYRAAGQFSRKTEVQS